The following are encoded together in the Arcobacter aquimarinus genome:
- a CDS encoding J domain-containing protein has protein sequence MYNNTVIYIFNRLVRLAILFFILYLIFTNFGTFLMILGVFFVIIAFLVYNFRKKMRETSYRFRFDSTNFQNGQNFNFNDFRNFNQSDFQGFANAPRFDEVAKAKEFFGFTSTPSKEEIKKRYKELAKKYHPDINDGNDEKMKELNHYRDILMKTVE, from the coding sequence ATGTACAACAACACCGTTATTTATATTTTTAATAGATTAGTTAGACTTGCTATTTTATTTTTTATTTTATATTTAATCTTTACCAATTTTGGAACTTTTTTGATGATTTTGGGAGTATTTTTTGTAATTATTGCTTTTTTAGTTTATAACTTTAGAAAAAAGATGAGAGAAACTAGTTATAGATTTAGATTTGATAGTACAAATTTTCAAAATGGACAAAATTTTAATTTTAATGATTTTAGAAATTTTAATCAATCAGATTTTCAAGGTTTTGCAAATGCTCCTAGATTTGATGAAGTTGCAAAAGCAAAAGAATTTTTTGGATTTACTTCAACTCCTTCAAAAGAAGAGATAAAGAAAAGATATAAAGAGTTAGCAAAAAAATACCATCCAGATATAAACGATGGTAATGATGAAAAAATGAAAGAGTTAAATCATTACAGAGATATTTTGATGAAAACTGTAGAGTGA
- a CDS encoding DnaJ domain-containing protein: MDYSEFEKAVDMFGILTRVSKKDLKKKYLKLSKKYHPDMPEGSDEKFIELKKNYEILLAYMDSYCYSFDKDEFRHQFPAFTNYKNWVK; encoded by the coding sequence ATGGATTATAGTGAATTTGAAAAAGCTGTTGATATGTTTGGGATATTGACAAGAGTTTCAAAAAAAGATTTGAAAAAAAAGTATCTAAAATTGTCAAAAAAATATCATCCTGATATGCCAGAGGGTAGTGATGAAAAATTTATTGAATTGAAAAAAAACTATGAGATTTTGTTAGCTTATATGGATTCTTATTGTTACTCTTTTGATAAAGATGAATTTAGGCATCAATTTCCAGCTTTTACGAACTATAAAAACTGGGTTAAATAA
- a CDS encoding L-lactate permease yields MSLGLQAFFAALPIIFAGILLVGLRVSAKKAMPLVYIATTAIAFIVWEVSFSRVLASTIEGILITISVLWIIFGAILLLNTLKHSGAIVVIREGFNNISPDRRIQVIIIAWLFGSFIEGASGFGTPAAIAAPLLVAIGFPAMAAVMAGMMIQSTPVSFGAVGTPILIGVNKGLDTQTISAQLEAAGSSWDVYLQVITSQVAITHAIAGTMIPLFMIVMLTRFFGENKSWTEGLSILPFAIFAGLAFTIPYALTGIFLGAEFPSLIGALVGLPIVIFAAKKGFLVPKKIWDFAPREKWPVIWVSKFEMKFDAITSKIPMSLTKAWIPYILVAIILVITRVSPEVKAFVSSLSFSYKNILGEGLNFSMSPLYLPGGILVVVVLITYFIHKMEFKELKEAFSESSKVMIGAGFVLIFTIPLVRVLINSGVNESGFDSMPIAMANFIAHSVGDVYPFFAPMIGALGAFIAGSNTVSNMMLAQFQFGVADALGISTAFMVALQAVGAAAGNMIAIHNVVAASATVGLLDQEGETLRKTIIPTIYYCIIVGIIGVVGIYGLGLMDPLMK; encoded by the coding sequence ATGAGTTTAGGTTTACAAGCTTTTTTTGCAGCTTTACCAATAATCTTTGCAGGTATTTTACTTGTAGGGCTTAGAGTATCAGCTAAAAAAGCAATGCCTTTGGTTTATATAGCAACAACTGCTATAGCTTTTATAGTTTGGGAAGTATCTTTTTCAAGAGTTCTTGCATCTACAATTGAGGGGATTTTGATTACAATCTCTGTTTTATGGATTATTTTTGGAGCAATTTTGCTTTTAAATACATTAAAACATTCAGGTGCAATTGTTGTAATTAGAGAAGGATTTAATAATATAAGTCCTGATAGAAGAATTCAAGTAATTATCATCGCTTGGTTATTTGGTTCATTTATTGAAGGTGCTTCTGGATTTGGTACACCTGCTGCTATTGCTGCACCATTACTTGTAGCTATTGGATTTCCAGCAATGGCTGCTGTTATGGCTGGTATGATGATTCAAAGTACACCTGTATCTTTTGGAGCAGTTGGAACACCTATTTTAATTGGAGTAAATAAAGGTTTAGATACTCAAACAATTAGTGCTCAATTAGAAGCAGCTGGTTCATCTTGGGATGTTTACTTACAAGTTATTACTTCACAAGTTGCTATTACTCATGCGATTGCTGGAACTATGATTCCACTATTTATGATTGTAATGCTTACTAGATTCTTTGGAGAAAACAAATCTTGGACAGAAGGGTTATCAATTTTGCCTTTTGCAATTTTTGCAGGTCTTGCATTTACTATTCCTTACGCTTTAACAGGAATTTTCTTAGGCGCTGAATTTCCATCTTTAATTGGTGCATTAGTTGGACTTCCTATAGTTATTTTTGCTGCTAAAAAAGGTTTTTTAGTTCCAAAAAAGATTTGGGATTTTGCTCCAAGAGAAAAATGGCCAGTTATTTGGGTTTCTAAATTTGAGATGAAATTTGATGCAATAACATCTAAAATTCCTATGTCTTTAACTAAAGCTTGGATTCCATATATTTTAGTTGCTATTATTTTAGTAATTACAAGAGTTAGCCCTGAAGTTAAAGCTTTTGTTTCATCTTTAAGTTTTTCATACAAAAATATTTTAGGAGAGGGATTAAATTTCTCTATGAGTCCTTTATATTTACCAGGTGGAATTTTAGTAGTGGTTGTTTTAATAACTTACTTTATACATAAAATGGAATTTAAAGAGTTAAAAGAAGCTTTTAGTGAGTCTTCAAAAGTTATGATAGGTGCTGGGTTTGTACTTATATTTACTATTCCACTTGTTAGAGTTTTAATAAATTCAGGTGTAAATGAATCTGGATTTGACTCTATGCCAATAGCTATGGCAAATTTTATTGCTCATAGTGTTGGAGATGTATATCCATTTTTTGCCCCAATGATTGGAGCTTTAGGAGCATTTATTGCTGGGAGTAATACTGTTTCTAATATGATGCTTGCACAGTTCCAATTTGGTGTGGCTGATGCTTTGGGAATTTCTACAGCATTTATGGTTGCACTTCAAGCAGTTGGAGCAGCAGCTGGAAATATGATAGCAATTCACAATGTGGTTGCAGCTAGTGCTACTGTTGGATTACTTGACCAAGAAGGAGAGACTTTAAGAAAAACGATTATACCTACAATTTATTATTGTATTATAGTTGGAATTATTGGAGTTGTTGGAATCTACGGTTTAGGTTTAATGGATCCACTTATGAAATAA